The following are encoded in a window of Vespa crabro chromosome 2, iyVesCrab1.2, whole genome shotgun sequence genomic DNA:
- the LOC124433166 gene encoding uncharacterized protein LOC124433166 isoform X9, translating into MQTNGSTCRKGARFRDTSQQIHKQWQADPARAFPTVGSVATTVGGGSPSPASGDISTPNSTPSPSPSPTNGQQVMHNGGYESQTKNVNTITRNKQQQQLLMHQQQQQQQQQQQQHQLLHQEQVQGVQSSVTPARTPGVGADSSAVDVGKGVGGRVTEVMELCYVTERIIALWYREDAQGVLEHATTLLRGKHADNYMIFNLSSPGRAGESNTREAGWPQGLAPSLERLCALCKELDSWLNGVPNRVVVLHARGNKERLGVAVSAYMNYSSICGGRDQALDRFAMRRFLDDKIGSLQVPSHRRYIEYFSGLLSGSLRISQSPLYLTHLTVLGVPLFEPTGCRAFLKVYEGLTPVYTSDLYSVTNAREFTVNLGGLRLRGDILVKCYHRVYSKQSREVMFSLQFHTCVITENVVSFPRSELDVACEDPRCPPDSVVTLYFATDAKRQDGPIPAPTPAVPHASAHHDPILHWDSYTNLEISDDEGRETPLSPPPPSSSSVQTSPRGLGYTCGPIDGSLYAVVQQGAAGGARGSPLTVSMDSGISSAPPQRPSPPEHEPDNQAHGDLDKLLHDMMLTVESMPDPPTEDYARPDRNEKIYVQENRSYSSHTSSSHAPSTYSTLKDSYRSYSVAKESSPPYNSSTSSYSTLKNEYRDSPKNVEHRREDYEYRVSPDRKISESTADIYGRKQHVDSFSPSGNIDFIDEDIPYHARQTSQPFSYGATTDMIKHQKLSSPSLVRKASVRGTAPVVDFDDILGDANPRRPISPLSPNTPDPPPEFANGPVKTTPDHVDGLSWLRQQQLKLAARRDEKSPKTIWRQETGNRVIGELRSYQRGRLRHDGYASDSAVLDDDDDTWIPSSISNQTQTKTTPYTSAPASPLLPQRSSSRKYNGSTSSGILGRPRAESMNERPFVSVKRAYEYRKYSDGQSPPSSPRAVFAADPPLSTGMQRRSGSPVNLEKQQPPRPESRSDSFARTDAFLREHRQQQQQFLQHQQQQQQQQQQQQQQQQQQQQQQQQQQQQQQQHNNGMNNISSTMENGHEQSKRAIIHEKSFGTLARPSRPESRNRVTTTYQNYSRNYNNDVTTITTTMTTPITATTMTTMTTMTTMTTTNDRSNNGSGQNEGGLLAVVDQQTSVPLNQGDPLVSLIRSLAEISPIRSPSSNSATNKIENDHGHTTIDATATTVNNNVASIATNCSPNQSPKAWQNCTQSHNDSASSWTERSVSPGSTVGVSRPQTPAFPVHPRTPYVNNASPTVTFASDRGYVMSNNSYNINNNNNNITGVEATGGNSNNNNLGNYNAERTIYIEERREVSKETGLPPKSPTTQRRLSFPASGPLKQTHNKRWPLTNQSASFDYSKDRPVSPIGESAISQAQAISHSPGTPTHVEFAQSPKSATSYTSINSGGGQSSPQVQYYGSRRSSIHSNSEPQEVADINVKFVRDTSRIWYKPNISREQAISMLKDATPGTFVVRDSNSFPGAFGLALKVATPPPGAPSSPRDPSSELVRHFLIEPTSRGVRLKGCANEPVFSSLSALVYQHSLMAMALPCQLLVPEPEAAARALDSPATNSAQQLLAQGAACNVLYLFTVDTESLTGPQAIKKAISTLFEQKPLPSATIVHFKVSTQGITLTDNARKLFFRRHYPTNNISYCGLDTDERTWDFTGEDIGRPISAHRCFGFVARKPAHKSDNQCHVFAELEPEQPATAIVNFVNKVMMGNSIAKANIV; encoded by the exons GTACAAGGTGTACAGTCGTCGGTGACGCCCGCGAGGACGCCTGGCGTCGGCGCGGATTCGTCTGCCGTCGATGTTGGAAAGGGCGTCGGTGGAAGGGTCACGGAAGTAATGGAATTATGTTACGTCACGGAAAGGATAATTGCTCTTTGGTATCGAGAAGATGCACAAGGTGTTTTGGAACATGCGACGACCCTTTTAAGGGGCAAACATGCCGATAATTATATG ATATTCAATCTATCATCGCCAGGACGAGCAGGTGAATCGAATACAAGAGAAGCCGGATGGCCTCAAGGTTTGGCACCAAGTTTGGAAAGATTATGCGCCCTTTGCAAGGAGCTGGACTCCTGGTTAAACGGTGTTCCAAATCGTGTAGTTGTTTTACACGCAAG GGGTAACAAGGAACGATTGGGTGTGGCGGTCTCGGCTTACATGAATTACAGCAGCATCTGCGGTGGACGCGATCAAGCCTTGGACAGGTTCGCGATGAGAAGATTCCTCGATGACAAGATCGGATCGCTGCAAGTTCCATCACATCGAAG atacatagagTACTTCAGTGGATTATTGTCTGGGTCATTGAGAATCAGTCAATCTCCTCTTTACTTGACACACCTCACGGTACTCGGAGTGCCACTCTTCGAGCCTACCGGATGTCGAGCGTTCCTCAAAGTCTACGAAGGATTGACGCCCGTTTACACATCGGATTTGTACTCGGTGACGAATGCTCGTGAGTTCACGGTTAATCTCGGTGGTCTTCGCTTGAGAGGAGACATTCTCGTGAAATGTTATCATAGGGTATATTCCAAACAAAGCCGAGAAGTAATGTTCTCGCTACAG TTCCACACGTGCGTCATCACAGAAAACGTTGTGTCATTTCCCCGTTCGGAACTTGACGTTGCATGCGAAGATCCACGATGTCCACCCGATAGTGTTGTGACCCTTTACTTCGCAACCGATGCGAAACGTCAGGATGGCCCAATTCCAGCACCAACACCCGCTGTGCCTCATGCCTCGGCTCATCACGATCCCATCCTCCATTGGGACAGCTACACGAATCTCGAGATAAGCGATGACG AAGGCCGCGAGACACCGTTGTCACCACCGCCACCATCGAGTTCATCCGTTCAAACATCGCCACGTGGGTTAGGTTACACCTGCGGACCTATAGATGGATCCTTGTACGCGGTGGTACAGCAGGGTGCTGCAGGTGGTGCTCGCGGTTCACCACTGACAGTTTCCATGGACAGCGGTATCAGCAGTGCTCCACCTCAAAGACCAAGTCCACCTGAACACGAGCCGGATAATCAGGCTCACGGTGATCTTGATAAACTTCTTCACGATATGATGCTAACCGTTGAG tCGATGCCAGACCCTCCTACGGAGGATTATGCTCGACCGGATAGAAACGAGAAGATTTACGTCCAAGAAAATCGTAGTTACAGTAGTCACACCAGTAGTAGCCATGCGCCATCAACTTATTCGACCTTGAAGGATTCCTACAGAAGTTATAGCGTCGCCAAAGAATCCAGTCCGCCTTACAACTCTAGCACGTCTAGTTATAGCACGTTAAAGAACGAATATAGAGATAGCCCGAAAAACGTGGAACACCGTAGGGAGGATTACGAGTACCGTGTTTCACCTGATCGAAAAATATCCGAATCAACGGCAGATATATATGGTAGAAAGCAACACGTCGATTCATTCTCTCCATCCGGTAACATCGACTTTATCGACGAGGACATTCCTTATCACGCGAGACAAACGAGTCAACCGTTCTCTTACGGTGCTACAACcgatatgatcaaacatcaaaAATTATCATCACCTTCCTTGGTTAGAAAGGCGTCGGTACGTGGTACAGCACCGGTCGTAGACTTCGATGATATTCTTGGCGATGCTAATCCAAGACGACCTATCAGCCCTTTAAGCCCAAATACACCAGATCCACCGCCAGAGTTCGCGAATGGTCCTGTCAAAACCACCCCCGATCACGTCGACGG attatcTTGGCTGAGGCAACAACAATTGAAACTGGCCGCGAGGAGAGATGAGAAAAGTCCTAAAACAATATGGCGACAGGAAACTGGAAATCGTGTTATCGGAGAACTTCGTAGTTATCAAAGGGGAAGATTAAGGCACGACGGTTATGCCAGCGATTCGGCAGTattagacgacgacgacgatacaTGGATACCAAGTTCAATTTCTAATCAG ACCCAAACGAAAACGACCCCTTACACCTCCGCACCGGCGAGTCCTTTGCTCCCGCAAAGATCGAGTAGTCGTAAGTACAATGGCAGCACTAGTAGCGGTATTCTCGGCAGACCAAGAGCCGAAAGCATGAACGAACGACCATTCGTCTCTGTGAAGAGAGCTTACGAGTATCGAAAGTACAGCGACGGTCAG AGCCCTCCGTCATCCCCCCGCGCAGTATTTGCAGCCGATCCACCCTTAAGCACAGGAATGCAACGTCGATCGGGTAGTCCGGTTAACTTGGAGAAGCAACAACCACCTCGTCCAGAATCTAGAAGCGATAGTTTTGCACGTACCGATGCCTTCTTGCGTGAGCATagacagcaacaacaacaattccTACAAcatcagcaacaacagcaacagcagcagcagcagcagcagcagcagcaacaacaacagcagcagcagcagcaacaacaacaacaacaacaacaacagcataACAACGGGATGAATAACATTTCCAGCACCATGGAAAATGGTCACGAACAAAGCAAACGGGCAATTATTCACGAGAAAAGTTTTGGAACTTTGGCTAGACCGTCGAGACCAGAGTCGAGAAATCGCGTAACAACGACGtatcaaaattattcgagaaattataacaatgatgtgacaacaataacgacgacaatgacaacgccaataacagcaacaacaatgacaacaatgacaacaatgacaacaatgaCGACAACAAACGACAGAAGCAACAATGGCAGTGGCCAAAATGAAGGAGGACTTTTGGCGGTGGTCGATCAACAAACATCTGTCCCACTTAATCAAGGAGATCCTCTCGTGAGCCTCATTCGATCATTGGCTGAGATATCGCCTATTCGCTCACCCTCATCCAATTCCGCGACTAACAAGATTGAGAATGATCATGGTCATACAACTATCGATGCGACCGCGACAACGGTCAACAACAACGTCGCTAGCATTGCCACTAATTGTTCCCCTAACCAGTCGCCAAAAGCATGGCAGAATTGTACCCAG tCCCACAATGACTCGGCGTCATCGTGGACCGAGAGAAGCGTCAGTCCCGGAAGTACAGTAGGAGTTTCGAGACCGCAAACACCTGCATTTCCTGTACATCCACGTACTCCTTATGTCAATAATGCATCGCCAACTGTAACATTCGCCTCCGATCGTGGCTATGTCATGTCCAACAATAGTtacaacatcaacaacaataataataatattactggAGTGGAAGCTACCGGtggtaatagtaacaacaataatctTGGAAATTATAATGCCGAACGAACGATTTATATTGAGGAGCGAAGGGAAGTCTCTAAGGAAACGGGACTTCCACCCAAGAGTCCGACAACACAACG ACGCTTGAGTTTCCCAGCAAGCGGGCCGCTTAAACAAACGCATAACAAACGATGGCCGCTCACTAACCAATCGGCGTCGTTCGACTATAG CAAGGACCGACCTGTTTCTCCGATAGGCGAATCTGCGATATCACAAGCTCAGGCTATTTCACATAGCCCTGGTACTCCAACTCACGTTGAATTTGCCCAAAGTCCGAAg AGTGCTACGTCGTACACATCTATCAACAGTGGTGGTGGTCAGTCGTCTCCACAGGTGCAGTATTATGGATCAAGACGTTCGAGTATTCATTCGAACAGTGAACCTCAAGAGGTCGCTGACATTAACGTAAAATTCGTACGAGATACCAGCAGGATCTGGTACAAACCAAATATATCTCGAGAACAAg cAATCTCAATGCTGAAGGATGCCACACCGGGTACGTTCGTAGTAAGAGACAGCAATTCTTTCCCGGGTGCGTTTGGTTTAGCATTGAAAGTGGCAACACCACCACCTGGTGCGCCTAGTAGTCCTAGAGATCCATCAAGCGAACTCGTCAGGCATTTCTTGATCGAGCCAACCTCACGTGGAGTCAGACTGAAGGGATGCGCGAACGAACCAGTTTTTAGTTCTTTGTCAGCATTAGTTTATCAACACAGCTTGATGGCAATGGCATTACCATGTCAACTGTTAGTACCTGAACCAGAAGCTGCTGCTAGAGCTTTGGATTCGCCCGCTACGAATAGTGCACAACAACTTCTTGCACAGGGAGCTG cTTGCAacgttctttatcttttcaccGTCGACACAGAATCCTTGACCGGGCCTCAAGCTATCAAAAAAGCTATAAGTACTTTGTTCGAACAAAAACCTTTGCCGAGTGCGACCATCGTTCATTTCAAGGTCTCCACTCAAGGTATAACACTGACGGATAACGCAAGGAAATTATTCTTCCGTAGACATTATCCTACGAACAACATCAGTTATTGCGGTTTAGATACTGATGAACGTACTTGGGATTTTACCGGTGAAGATATTGGACGACCAATCAGCGCACA tcGTTGCTTCGGATTCGTAGCAAGAAAACCCGCTCACAAATCAGACAATCAATGTCACGTGTTCGCCGAGCTGGAACCGGAACAACCAGCAACGGCcatcgttaatttcgtcaaTAAAGTCATGATGGGCAACTCGATCGCTAAAGCCaatatcgtataa